CAGGGACGCTTCGTCCGCAGCACGCCCGGATGCGACCACGGATTGATGAGCGCGAGCACCAGGATCATGCTGCCGGCATAGCGCGCGAACACCACCTGCAGCGGGTTCATCGACTGCCCCAGCCATTTCGCGCTCGCATCGAGCATCGAGAACAGCAGGACGGCGACGCCCATCAGGCCGATGGCCATGAGGCGCGCTCGCCCCGCGTCGGACGGAGCCTGGGATGGCAGGGGCACGTGGTTTCGCCATGCTCTGGAGGAATGACGAAGCCAGATTGAACCGATTTAGAGGCCTCCGCCAGCTCAGGAGCGCATGCGCTCCATGCGCAGATCAGGCGTCGCTATCGGCCTCGTCGAGATCGGTGTCGGGATCGTCATGATCGGCGCCGGCCCGGGAAAGGCCCTTGGCGGCCTTGCGCAGCAGCTTGCGCAACTGCTTGCGTTCCTTGCCGTCGAGCTTGTCGAGAAGCTCTTCCTCGACGTCGTTCCAGACCGCGTCGAGTTCCGCGGCGGTCTTCTGCCCGGTTTCCGTCAAGGCGACCTGGACCAGCCGGCCGTCGCGATTGCCGCCCTCGCGCGTCACGAGGCCCTGGAGCGAGAGGCGCCCGATCGTCTTCGACACCGTCGGCGGCTTCACGCGCAGCAGCGAGGCAAGCTCGCCCATCGTCATCGGCGCCGGCTGCAGGGCTTTCAGCGCCTGCTCCTGCCCGGGGAACAGTCCGAGCCCGTTCAGCCGCTCGCCCATCCGCGATCGATGCAGACGCGCGGTGACGAGCAGGGCACGGCCAACGCTTTTCTCGAGTGCCTTGGTCATGGGTCGATCCTTCGGGCCGATCCTTGGACGGATAAGGAGACGCTTCGCCGGCTGCGTATTCGCGCGCGAACATGACAGACGGATGACAATGCAATGTCAGAGCTAAAAGACTGTGAGTTTCGCGGCGACTTTTTGCAGGAAAGCGTCCCGGCTCTCGGGCGTCGAGAGATTCATGTCATAATGCGCCAGATAGGTCGTGCGGGCCAGCGGGTGACAGACCGCACGCAGCGCGCGGCAGACCGCCTTGCGCGGCGGATCGCCCATCAGCAAGGCGCGCCAGCGTGAGCCGCCATAGCTCGTGACGGCCGCAAGCCGGCGGATATTGTGTAGCGCCGGCTGCGCTTTCCCATCGGCCATCCTGAACGAGACTCCCGGCAGGAAGACCCTGTCGAGGAAACCCTTCAGGATCGCCGGATAGCCGAAGTTCCAGACGGGGAAGCACAGCACCAGCGCTTCGGCGGCCCGCACGCGTTCAACATAGCCGGCAACCGGCAATGTGTTGCTGGCGATGTCGTGATAGCCGCGCCGCTCCTCCCGGCTCAGCACCGGGTCGAAGCTCTCGGCATAGAGATCGCAATCATCGACCTCGTGCCCGGCCTGCCTCAGTGTTGCGACCACCGTCTCGTGGGCCGCGGCACCGAAGCTCTCGGGAACGGGATGGGCATAGAGGACGAGCACGCGCATTGCTGAGGCTCCGAGTGCGGGCTGTTTTTGACGGAACCACAACGTCATCCCGGACAAGCCGCGTCTGCGGCGCCGATCCGGGATCCATCATAGAGTTCCGGTGTCCTTCGATGAGTCCCGGGTCAAGCCCGGGATGACCGAGCGGCCCGTTCGCAAGCGTTCTAGCCGACTCCGGCCTCAGTGAGACTGCGGAACAGGAAGGTCTTGCCCGAGCGATAATCGTAGCTCGGGTCCTCCCAGGCGATCATCTTGCCGGGGTTGAGCAGGCCCTGCGGATCGGCCTCGCGCTTGAAGGCGAGCTGCGTCTCGTCGGTCTGCTTCATGCCGCCTTCCTCCAGCGTGTACCGATGCGGGTTGAAGATCGGCGCGCCCATCTCCTCATGAACGGCGATGATCTCCTCCAGCCGCTCTTCCGTGGTGAAGCGCACCAGCGGCAGGCCGAAGCAGGTGATCTTGCCGTCGAAGCGCACGAATTCGAGATGGGCGACCACCTCGTCGCCGAAGCGGGCATGGATCTTGTCGACGAGGTCGATCTGGTTCGGGAAGGGATAGAGCACCTGCAGATAGGTGATCGCGGGGTCGACACGCAGCGCCCGCAGCGTCGTGTGGTTCCAGCCGAGCTCGTAAGCCGGCGGCAGGCC
Above is a genomic segment from Bosea sp. NBC_00550 containing:
- a CDS encoding MarR family winged helix-turn-helix transcriptional regulator, producing the protein MTKALEKSVGRALLVTARLHRSRMGERLNGLGLFPGQEQALKALQPAPMTMGELASLLRVKPPTVSKTIGRLSLQGLVTREGGNRDGRLVQVALTETGQKTAAELDAVWNDVEEELLDKLDGKERKQLRKLLRKAAKGLSRAGADHDDPDTDLDEADSDA
- a CDS encoding NAD(P)H-dependent oxidoreductase, with the translated sequence MRVLVLYAHPVPESFGAAAHETVVATLRQAGHEVDDCDLYAESFDPVLSREERRGYHDIASNTLPVAGYVERVRAAEALVLCFPVWNFGYPAILKGFLDRVFLPGVSFRMADGKAQPALHNIRRLAAVTSYGGSRWRALLMGDPPRKAVCRALRAVCHPLARTTYLAHYDMNLSTPESRDAFLQKVAAKLTVF